From a region of the Roseivirga sp. 4D4 genome:
- the sucC gene encoding ADP-forming succinate--CoA ligase subunit beta, giving the protein MNIHEYQAKELLKGYGVKIQEGIVADSADSATEAAKRLNADTGTSWYVVKAQIHAGGRGKGKVQETDSNGVVLAKSLDEVGPKSAAILGGTLVTHQTGPEGKKVNKVLIAQDVYYPGDSEPKEYYLSILLDRAKGCNVIMASTEGGMDIETVAEETPEKIIKEWIDPRVGLQGFQARKVAFKLGLEGQAFKEMVKFIYSLYTAYEDSDASQFEINPVLKTSDNQILAVDAKVNLDDNGLFRHKDLLELRDITEEDPSEVEAGKYGLSYVKLDGNVGCMVNGAGLAMATMDIIKLSGGEPANFLDVGGTANAETVEAGFRIIMKDPNVKAILINIFGGIVRCDRVANGVVEAYKKIGNIEIPIIVRLQGTNAEEAAKIINESGLAVQSAIVLKDAALKVQEAL; this is encoded by the coding sequence ATGAATATTCACGAGTACCAAGCCAAAGAATTACTTAAAGGATACGGAGTTAAGATACAAGAAGGTATTGTTGCCGATTCTGCAGATAGTGCTACTGAAGCCGCAAAAAGACTTAATGCCGACACTGGTACAAGTTGGTATGTAGTGAAAGCCCAGATTCACGCAGGTGGAAGAGGAAAAGGGAAAGTTCAAGAAACAGATTCTAATGGTGTAGTGTTAGCCAAAAGTTTGGACGAAGTGGGACCAAAATCAGCAGCCATTCTTGGAGGTACCTTGGTTACTCACCAAACTGGCCCAGAGGGCAAAAAAGTTAATAAGGTCTTAATTGCACAGGACGTATACTACCCAGGTGATTCTGAACCAAAGGAGTACTACCTGTCCATATTGCTGGACAGAGCGAAAGGGTGCAACGTTATAATGGCATCTACTGAAGGAGGAATGGACATTGAAACCGTTGCTGAAGAGACTCCGGAAAAAATCATTAAGGAATGGATCGATCCTAGAGTTGGATTGCAAGGTTTCCAAGCCAGAAAAGTCGCTTTCAAACTTGGTTTGGAAGGTCAAGCCTTCAAGGAAATGGTGAAATTCATTTACTCCCTTTATACGGCTTATGAAGATAGTGATGCCTCTCAATTCGAAATCAATCCCGTTTTAAAGACCTCAGACAATCAAATTCTCGCAGTTGACGCCAAAGTAAACTTGGATGACAATGGTCTTTTTAGACACAAGGACCTGTTGGAGTTGCGAGATATTACTGAAGAAGATCCGTCTGAAGTAGAAGCTGGTAAGTATGGCCTCAGCTATGTGAAGCTTGATGGAAACGTTGGCTGTATGGTTAACGGTGCTGGCCTAGCAATGGCTACGATGGACATTATTAAGCTTTCAGGTGGGGAACCTGCTAACTTTCTGGATGTTGGAGGTACGGCAAACGCGGAGACTGTTGAGGCAGGCTTCCGAATCATCATGAAAGACCCTAATGTGAAGGCTATATTGATCAATATCTTCGGTGGTATTGTGAGATGTGATAGAGTAGCTAATGGAGTAGTAGAAGCTTATAAGAAGATTGGTAATATTGAGATACCAATTATCGTAAGACTTCAGGGAACAAATGCCGAAGAAGCAGCCAAAATAATTAACGAAAGTGGTTTGGCAGTACAATCAGCTATTGTATTGAAGGACGCTGCACTAAAAGTACAAGAAGCTCTTTAA
- a CDS encoding polysaccharide biosynthesis protein, with amino-acid sequence MISRIKTLNVLPRWIIVFIDLIVFSVSALVAYLLRLNFLVDQLYEFDFLRGILIFTISGFIASLITRSFAGIIRYTGIQDTLRVLYANLVTLLIVFAVNYLSENSLPYSVALIAFLVSLVISISYRLLVKELFAFYRTAPRAQRKILIMGAGRSGMMTKQLLDNDTKSNIKVVGFLEDNERKIGNVIGGVRIYSATEEFEKVVLKQSPTELIIAVTNLSLEKKNDLVDRCLEFGIKVSAVPSTDKWIGGEFDISQIKEVRIEDLLGRSAIVLNNEYVAREVLNKSVLITGAAGSIGSEIARQVVRYNPSKIILLDQWETGLFEIENELRSILKLEERLVCFVADVTNDQRVRACFDIYKPDMVFHAAAYKHVPMMETNVPEAIECNVMGTKNLADVSVEFNVQKFVMISTDKAVNPTSVMGATKRAAEIYVQSLNDFLGTLDKTTSTKFITTRFGNVLGSNGSVIPIFKKQIQNGGPITVTHPDITRFFMTIPEACSLVLEAATMGNGGEIFVFDMGRSVKIVDLAKRMIQLSGLVEGKDIEIAFTGLRPGEKLFEELLDNEENNMSTHHPKIMIAKTRVIEFSDVKANIDSISETLEGGSTEIEFDLVRQLKSFIAEYKSKASQFEVLD; translated from the coding sequence ATGATAAGTAGAATTAAAACCCTGAACGTACTTCCAAGGTGGATCATTGTCTTCATTGATTTGATCGTGTTCTCTGTGTCTGCATTGGTGGCGTACTTACTAAGGCTTAATTTTCTTGTTGATCAACTCTATGAATTTGACTTTCTAAGGGGGATACTCATCTTTACAATTTCAGGGTTTATCGCCTCATTGATTACGAGAAGCTTTGCTGGTATTATAAGGTATACTGGCATTCAAGATACACTCAGGGTTCTTTATGCCAATTTGGTTACTCTCCTGATCGTTTTTGCGGTTAACTATTTGTCGGAGAACTCTTTGCCATATTCTGTAGCTCTGATTGCTTTTCTAGTCTCCTTGGTGATATCAATAAGTTACAGGCTTTTGGTAAAAGAACTCTTTGCCTTTTATCGAACAGCTCCGAGGGCCCAGCGAAAGATACTCATTATGGGGGCAGGCCGATCCGGAATGATGACTAAGCAACTGCTTGATAATGATACAAAGTCAAATATCAAAGTAGTTGGCTTCCTTGAGGATAATGAACGGAAAATCGGAAATGTAATCGGTGGGGTAAGGATATACTCTGCTACTGAGGAGTTTGAAAAGGTAGTACTTAAACAAAGCCCGACTGAGTTAATTATTGCTGTCACTAATTTATCCCTAGAGAAAAAGAATGACTTAGTAGATCGCTGTTTGGAGTTTGGTATTAAAGTTTCGGCCGTGCCATCTACGGACAAGTGGATTGGTGGCGAGTTTGATATCTCACAAATCAAGGAAGTGAGAATCGAAGATTTGCTGGGAAGAAGTGCGATAGTATTAAACAATGAATATGTTGCCAGAGAGGTACTGAATAAATCGGTGCTCATTACTGGAGCAGCTGGGTCAATTGGAAGTGAGATAGCACGGCAAGTGGTTAGGTACAATCCTTCAAAAATCATATTACTTGATCAGTGGGAGACAGGTTTGTTTGAAATAGAGAATGAATTAAGATCTATTTTGAAGCTTGAGGAACGACTCGTTTGCTTCGTTGCAGACGTGACAAACGACCAAAGAGTAAGGGCTTGTTTTGATATATATAAACCAGATATGGTATTTCATGCCGCTGCCTACAAGCATGTTCCTATGATGGAGACTAATGTTCCAGAGGCCATTGAATGTAATGTCATGGGAACCAAAAACCTCGCTGATGTTTCAGTAGAGTTTAATGTTCAAAAATTTGTCATGATTTCTACAGACAAGGCCGTGAACCCCACTAGCGTAATGGGTGCTACAAAACGGGCGGCTGAAATCTATGTACAGTCTTTGAACGATTTTCTTGGAACATTAGACAAGACAACAAGCACTAAGTTCATTACTACCAGATTTGGCAATGTATTAGGATCGAATGGCTCAGTTATCCCAATCTTCAAGAAGCAGATTCAAAATGGTGGTCCAATTACGGTTACGCATCCAGATATTACTCGATTCTTTATGACCATTCCTGAAGCCTGTAGCCTAGTACTTGAAGCTGCTACTATGGGCAATGGCGGTGAGATCTTTGTATTCGATATGGGACGGTCTGTGAAGATCGTTGACCTAGCCAAACGAATGATTCAGTTATCAGGCTTGGTTGAAGGAAAAGATATCGAAATCGCTTTTACTGGTCTTAGGCCTGGTGAAAAACTTTTTGAAGAGTTGTTGGACAATGAGGAGAACAATATGTCCACACATCATCCGAAGATAATGATTGCCAAAACGAGGGTTATTGAGTTTTCAGATGTTAAGGCAAACATTGACAGCATTTCCGAAACTTTAGAAGGAGGTAGTACCGAAATTGAATTTGACCTAGTTCGTCAATTAAAATCTTTTATAGCGGAATATAAGAGTAAGGCTTCACAGTTCGAAGTCTTAGACTAG
- a CDS encoding DegT/DnrJ/EryC1/StrS family aminotransferase: MSELPKIWLSSPHMGGHEQEFVQSAFDTNWVAPLGPNVDGFESDLQNYSGVPHAAALTSGTAAIHLALIILGIKQQDEVLVSTFTFSGSINPIIYQGAIPIMVDSEPDTWNMSPQYLEKAILDRIAKTGNKPKALILVHLYGMPAKLDEIIEICTRYEIPIIEDAAEALGSSYKGKKLGAFGDLSVYSFNGNKIITTSGGGALLSENEDWIVKARFLATQARDKAVHYEHSTLGYNYRMSNIIAGIGRGQMLVLDQWVEKRRKMHEFYQRLFGEIDGIELFSEPNADYFSNHWLTALTIDKRIAGFDREEMRLHLLADDIESRPLWKPMHTQPVFKGFPYYGDRLSESLFAIGLCMPSGSNLGDLERARIEKSLNRLFLKR; this comes from the coding sequence ATGAGTGAATTACCGAAAATTTGGCTGTCTTCACCACACATGGGAGGACATGAACAAGAGTTTGTCCAATCTGCTTTCGATACAAACTGGGTAGCGCCATTAGGACCAAATGTGGATGGTTTTGAATCTGACCTTCAGAATTATTCTGGAGTTCCTCATGCCGCTGCTTTAACGAGTGGTACAGCGGCAATTCACCTCGCCTTAATTATCCTAGGAATAAAACAGCAAGATGAAGTGTTAGTTTCAACCTTTACTTTTTCTGGCTCAATCAATCCAATAATTTATCAAGGAGCTATCCCAATTATGGTAGATAGCGAACCAGATACTTGGAATATGTCACCTCAGTATTTGGAAAAGGCGATTCTTGACAGAATAGCAAAAACTGGTAATAAGCCAAAAGCCTTGATTTTGGTTCACCTCTATGGAATGCCAGCCAAACTAGACGAGATCATCGAGATTTGTACAAGGTATGAAATACCAATTATTGAGGATGCAGCTGAAGCTCTTGGGAGTTCGTATAAAGGTAAAAAACTAGGTGCTTTCGGTGACTTGAGTGTTTACTCATTTAATGGTAACAAAATTATAACCACCTCAGGAGGAGGAGCGCTGTTATCAGAAAATGAAGATTGGATAGTCAAAGCTCGTTTCCTAGCCACACAGGCAAGAGATAAAGCCGTGCACTATGAGCATAGTACTCTTGGCTATAATTATAGGATGTCAAATATAATCGCGGGTATTGGCAGAGGCCAAATGCTTGTGTTAGACCAATGGGTCGAGAAGAGGCGAAAAATGCACGAATTCTATCAACGCCTTTTTGGAGAGATTGACGGGATAGAACTTTTCAGTGAGCCAAATGCTGATTATTTCTCAAATCATTGGCTTACAGCACTGACTATTGACAAGCGTATTGCGGGTTTCGATCGTGAGGAAATGCGACTACATCTCTTAGCTGATGATATTGAATCGCGCCCTCTGTGGAAACCTATGCATACCCAACCTGTATTCAAGGGTTTCCCATATTACGGAGACCGACTTTCTGAGAGCCTTTTTGCAATTGGATTGTGTATGCCTTCAGGATCGAACCTCGGAGATCTGGAACGGGCCAGAATTGAGAAGAGCTTAAATAGGCTATTTTTGAAAAGATGA
- a CDS encoding acetyltransferase — MILFGASGHAKVIIDILEKQGVEVGFLVDANPEIKSLQSYRVINESEIDSYLLDQEIIISIGDNKIRKELSEQLKSEFGWAVHPSSILGDDVTIGQGTVIMAAAVVNSSTEIGNHAIINTACSIDHDCSIADYVHISPNATLCGTVTVGEGTHIGAGATIAPNLSIGEWATIGAGTVIIKDVPDRAVVVGNPGRMIRYNE; from the coding sequence ATGATATTATTTGGTGCTTCAGGACATGCTAAGGTGATTATTGATATTCTGGAAAAGCAGGGTGTTGAGGTCGGCTTTTTGGTCGATGCAAACCCTGAAATCAAGTCTCTTCAATCCTATCGTGTTATTAATGAATCGGAAATCGATTCGTATCTCCTCGATCAGGAGATTATTATTTCTATAGGCGATAATAAGATCAGAAAAGAGCTTTCCGAACAGTTGAAAAGCGAGTTTGGCTGGGCAGTGCATCCATCTTCAATTTTGGGTGATGATGTCACAATTGGTCAAGGCACAGTAATCATGGCAGCGGCTGTTGTCAATAGTTCTACCGAAATAGGTAATCACGCGATCATCAATACCGCGTGTTCTATAGATCATGATTGTTCTATTGCTGATTATGTACATATTTCACCGAATGCCACCCTTTGTGGAACAGTGACAGTTGGCGAGGGGACACACATTGGAGCAGGTGCTACAATAGCACCGAATCTCTCAATTGGAGAATGGGCCACTATTGGCGCAGGTACCGTTATTATTAAGGATGTCCCAGATCGAGCGGTCGTGGTCGGAAATCCAGGAAGGATGATTAGGTATAATGAGTGA
- a CDS encoding sugar transferase, whose protein sequence is MYRSFFKRLIDLILAIILMFISFPFFIIVVILLSFANSGKPFFFQKRPGKFGEVFTIAKLKTMNDKRGKDGELLPDADRLTGLGKIIRKLSLDELPQLLNVIKGDMSFVGPRPLLVEYLPLYSEEQSRRHSVRPGITGWAQVNGRNTISWEKKFEYDVWYVDHLSFGLDLKILLLTFLKVFRTKEISSATSATMEKFTGNRR, encoded by the coding sequence ATGTATAGATCATTCTTTAAAAGGCTAATCGACTTGATTCTGGCAATAATCTTAATGTTCATCTCTTTCCCTTTCTTTATCATTGTGGTCATACTTCTTTCGTTTGCTAATTCAGGCAAGCCATTCTTCTTTCAAAAAAGGCCAGGAAAGTTTGGTGAGGTATTTACAATAGCCAAGCTTAAGACAATGAATGATAAACGAGGAAAAGATGGAGAATTGTTGCCGGATGCGGATCGTCTAACAGGATTGGGGAAAATCATTAGAAAGCTCTCACTGGATGAACTACCACAACTATTGAATGTAATAAAAGGAGACATGTCGTTTGTAGGCCCGAGGCCTCTTCTGGTAGAATATCTACCACTCTACAGTGAGGAACAAAGTCGAAGGCATAGTGTGAGACCAGGTATAACTGGATGGGCTCAAGTTAATGGTAGAAATACAATTAGCTGGGAAAAGAAGTTTGAATACGATGTTTGGTATGTTGATCATTTATCTTTCGGCTTAGATCTCAAAATCTTACTTTTAACATTCTTAAAAGTATTTAGGACAAAGGAGATAAGTTCAGCCACTTCGGCAACAATGGAAAAATTTACTGGAAATCGAAGATGA
- a CDS encoding glycosyltransferase family 4 protein, whose amino-acid sequence MLKRLVKDFEVYAAAPFIDAKTRSLVEDIGVQCISTEFDRTGLNPIKDVKAYFRFKRQLKSVKPDHVLAYTIKPVIFGLRATKFTNASRFALITGKGSGFDQSTFKNRIIRFFVKFLYRSTLRSVDGVIFQNDQDKVFFESEGILSKVSRSTVIKGTGVDLNHYLRTDKAQKGNKVVFLFIARLIREKGIPELLEATALLKKIYQGFEVQLLGWIDPNPGGISKKEIDDLHASGLINYLGTTDDIRPYMDAADVFVLPSYYNEGLPRTIQEAMAMGKPIITTDHPGCRETVEEGSNGFLVSINDADSLAKAMQYFMDSPSEIERMGEESYKMAIERFDVHKINEQLLDFMRLKNV is encoded by the coding sequence TTGCTGAAGAGACTAGTAAAGGATTTTGAGGTTTATGCAGCAGCCCCCTTCATAGATGCAAAAACAAGAAGTTTAGTTGAAGATATAGGCGTTCAGTGCATTTCTACAGAGTTTGATAGAACCGGGCTGAACCCAATCAAGGATGTCAAAGCCTACTTCAGATTCAAAAGACAATTGAAGAGTGTTAAGCCAGATCATGTTTTGGCTTATACCATCAAGCCAGTAATTTTTGGTCTAAGGGCGACAAAATTTACAAATGCTTCAAGGTTTGCATTGATAACAGGAAAAGGCTCTGGGTTTGATCAATCAACTTTCAAGAATCGAATAATTAGATTCTTTGTAAAGTTTCTATACCGGAGCACTTTGAGATCGGTAGATGGTGTTATTTTTCAAAATGATCAGGATAAGGTGTTCTTTGAATCAGAAGGAATTCTTTCGAAAGTGTCTAGGTCTACTGTAATTAAGGGAACCGGGGTTGATTTGAATCACTATCTAAGAACAGACAAAGCGCAAAAAGGTAACAAGGTTGTTTTTCTTTTTATAGCAAGGTTAATTCGAGAAAAAGGCATTCCTGAGCTTTTAGAGGCGACTGCATTATTGAAAAAGATTTATCAAGGCTTTGAGGTACAATTGTTGGGTTGGATTGATCCTAATCCAGGAGGTATCTCGAAAAAGGAAATTGATGACCTACATGCATCTGGTTTGATTAATTACTTGGGAACAACAGATGATATCCGTCCATATATGGATGCTGCTGACGTCTTCGTACTTCCTAGTTATTACAATGAAGGTTTACCACGCACTATTCAAGAGGCAATGGCAATGGGTAAACCAATTATTACTACGGACCATCCCGGTTGCCGAGAGACTGTTGAAGAAGGTAGTAACGGGTTTTTGGTGTCAATTAATGATGCTGATTCCCTAGCTAAAGCAATGCAATATTTTATGGATAGCCCATCTGAAATCGAAAGAATGGGAGAGGAGAGTTATAAAATGGCAATCGAGAGATTTGATGTCCATAAGATCAATGAACAGTTGTTAGACTTTATGAGATTGAAAAATGTATAG
- a CDS encoding glycosyltransferase family 4 protein, whose protein sequence is MKILFVQKEGGIFGAENYQLKVIPGLQAKGIQIEFLRLYTDYQGGVDGLFIEKLKELNVNTHQVNIGRYPKLRALRYIKKVVDNGDFDIVHTHLIHADFHLALIKTLLGLKVCLVSTKHGYDNSFTSRHGFDATKQRMTPYFVISKWAERRMKSSFTISHGLLNFFNETGLTRKGKMKLIHYGFDLEDHFLRKGEQEYRLSSKQLIIAGRLVAFKGHNYLLSAMTLVRERFGDDVKLLVAGTGALESELRAKVKELGLIRNVEFLGYSKEVGAYMANSDVVIVPSISEGFGVVFLEAFASKTPVISWDVPAGNELMQHNETGYLVPPYEISLLADQIIDVLENLESQGPITEGAYLKLTSYFNLSRMTEETIMFYKTAIEE, encoded by the coding sequence ATGAAGATACTCTTTGTCCAGAAAGAAGGAGGAATATTTGGTGCGGAGAACTATCAATTGAAAGTTATCCCTGGCTTACAAGCCAAAGGTATCCAGATAGAATTTCTCAGATTGTATACTGACTATCAAGGTGGGGTAGATGGACTTTTTATTGAAAAGTTAAAAGAACTTAATGTCAACACACATCAGGTTAATATCGGGAGATACCCTAAACTCAGAGCCCTAAGATATATTAAGAAAGTTGTCGATAATGGAGACTTTGATATTGTTCACACTCACCTCATTCATGCCGATTTTCATCTAGCTTTGATTAAGACTCTCTTAGGATTGAAGGTTTGTCTAGTTTCTACCAAGCATGGCTATGACAACAGTTTTACGTCTCGTCATGGTTTTGATGCAACAAAACAAAGGATGACACCTTATTTTGTAATAAGCAAATGGGCAGAAAGAAGAATGAAGTCTTCGTTTACAATTTCACATGGTTTACTTAACTTCTTCAATGAGACTGGACTGACCAGAAAAGGAAAGATGAAGCTTATCCACTATGGCTTTGATTTAGAAGATCACTTTCTCCGAAAAGGAGAACAAGAATACAGACTATCCTCAAAACAATTGATTATCGCGGGAAGGCTTGTAGCTTTTAAAGGGCATAACTATTTATTGTCGGCTATGACTTTAGTGAGAGAACGATTTGGAGATGATGTTAAATTGTTAGTTGCCGGAACTGGAGCCCTAGAAAGTGAACTAAGGGCAAAGGTTAAGGAATTAGGGTTAATTCGAAATGTAGAGTTTCTAGGATATAGCAAGGAGGTAGGAGCTTATATGGCCAATTCAGATGTCGTTATCGTCCCCTCAATATCTGAGGGTTTCGGAGTAGTATTCTTAGAAGCATTTGCATCAAAAACTCCTGTGATCTCATGGGATGTACCTGCTGGCAACGAGTTAATGCAACATAATGAGACAGGATACCTTGTCCCACCATATGAGATTAGTTTACTTGCCGATCAGATAATTGACGTGCTTGAGAACCTAGAAAGTCAAGGTCCAATAACTGAAGGGGCTTACTTAAAGCTGACTAGTTACTTCAATCTCTCTAGGATGACAGAGGAGACAATTATGTTCTATAAAACGGCAATAGAAGAGTAA
- a CDS encoding MBOAT family O-acyltransferase — MLFNSIDFAIFLPIVFLFYWWVFKNSLRLQNALIVVSSYLFYGWWDWRFLSLIIFSTLADYLIGRRMGVVKDSVQRKRLLWLSISINLGFLGFFKYFNFFLDTFQSAFSFAGFEVGGTMLNVVLPVGISFYTFQTLSYTIDVYRGKLQPTSDFISFSAFVSFFPQLVAGPIERATHLLPQFGRQRVFNYSLAVNGMRQILWGFFKKLVIADTCAIYANQIFNSSEGYGGSALFLGGVFFAFQIYGDFSGYSDIAIGVSRLFGFDLMRNFAFPYFSRDIAEFWRRWHISLSTWFRDYLYIPLGGSKGTKLRQVRNVFVIFVVSGFWHGANWTFIFWGVLNALYFIPLLLLNRNRSNLEIAGGNRHLPSLREFVQILSTFFLATIAWISFRAEDIHHAIEIYQAIFSKTLFSIPQGLFSPKMFVAVLLIAGFVIVEWIGRRRQFAIECLFESYPRVARWGAYTFIIFLIGMFMETKESPFIYFQF, encoded by the coding sequence ATGCTCTTTAATTCCATTGACTTTGCAATTTTTCTACCAATAGTTTTCCTTTTCTATTGGTGGGTATTTAAAAATAGCCTAAGGCTTCAAAATGCCCTGATAGTAGTTTCTAGTTACCTCTTCTATGGCTGGTGGGATTGGAGGTTTTTATCCCTAATTATTTTCAGCACCCTTGCAGATTATTTGATTGGAAGAAGAATGGGAGTTGTGAAAGATAGTGTCCAGAGGAAAAGATTACTCTGGCTGAGTATCTCTATTAACCTTGGATTCCTGGGCTTTTTCAAATATTTCAACTTTTTCCTTGATACCTTCCAATCAGCATTTTCATTTGCTGGATTTGAAGTAGGTGGCACCATGCTCAATGTTGTGCTACCTGTAGGTATTAGTTTCTATACATTCCAAACACTTAGCTATACCATAGATGTCTATCGGGGTAAGCTCCAACCAACCTCTGACTTTATCTCCTTTTCTGCCTTCGTGAGTTTTTTCCCTCAATTGGTTGCTGGTCCAATTGAGAGGGCAACACATCTTTTACCGCAGTTTGGTAGACAAAGGGTCTTTAATTATTCGCTAGCAGTTAATGGGATGAGACAAATTTTATGGGGATTCTTCAAAAAACTTGTTATCGCGGACACTTGCGCCATCTATGCAAATCAAATTTTTAATAGTTCAGAAGGTTACGGTGGAAGCGCTTTGTTTTTAGGTGGAGTGTTTTTTGCCTTTCAGATTTATGGTGACTTTTCCGGCTATTCAGATATCGCTATTGGAGTTTCGAGACTTTTTGGTTTTGATCTAATGAGAAATTTTGCCTTTCCCTATTTTTCAAGAGACATTGCCGAGTTTTGGAGGAGGTGGCATATTTCACTTTCAACCTGGTTTAGAGACTATTTATATATACCCCTTGGGGGGAGCAAAGGTACAAAGTTGAGACAAGTGAGAAATGTCTTTGTAATATTCGTTGTAAGCGGTTTCTGGCATGGTGCCAATTGGACATTCATTTTTTGGGGAGTTCTCAATGCACTCTATTTTATCCCCTTGCTCTTGCTCAATAGAAATAGATCTAACTTAGAAATAGCCGGTGGGAATCGTCACCTACCTAGCTTGAGAGAGTTTGTTCAGATTTTGAGCACCTTTTTTCTAGCAACCATTGCTTGGATATCCTTTAGAGCTGAGGATATTCATCATGCAATCGAGATCTACCAGGCCATATTTAGTAAGACCTTGTTTTCCATTCCTCAGGGGTTATTTTCTCCCAAAATGTTTGTCGCAGTCCTTCTCATCGCTGGTTTCGTCATTGTAGAATGGATTGGTAGAAGAAGACAATTCGCAATTGAATGTCTTTTTGAAAGCTATCCAAGAGTTGCCAGATGGGGTGCATATACTTTCATCATTTTTTTAATAGGAATGTTTATGGAAACTAAAGAATCACCTTTTATTTATTTCCAATTCTGA
- a CDS encoding glycosyltransferase family 4 protein: MRVYILIWNFAFGGAQKFVVKLANAYQRKGHSVTILVADDHGSLKELLSEDVQVQQFKIPNTNNPIKLLGLNRKMKNTIERDSMVFVNGPNNFRQLARLNFFSRRWKLIFRLHNDIIIKPSFLSMFKRFEMRQLFGQNRVRILAMSENQKKEHSQSFKTRNVRHIPNFFPEAPKRSYIRSDSRLNAICLGRLSVEKGIQTLVEALSLVKFDVKVDVFGDGPLKNELVKRIDQLQLRNIEFKAPVLNVDETLSKYDFLILPSLSETFGNAVVEAFNVGLPVVSTDCAGPLNLIEPGLNGLVARRGDHVSLAMKIDKLCELIINDALDEEFIRASVPVQYREAAVIEQHLKLFEN, translated from the coding sequence TTGAGAGTTTATATACTTATCTGGAATTTCGCTTTTGGAGGAGCTCAAAAATTTGTAGTAAAACTGGCTAATGCTTACCAGAGAAAAGGCCATTCTGTCACAATTTTAGTTGCTGACGATCATGGATCACTAAAAGAGTTGCTCAGTGAAGATGTGCAAGTTCAGCAGTTCAAGATTCCAAACACGAATAATCCGATCAAGCTTTTGGGTTTGAATAGAAAAATGAAGAATACTATTGAACGCGATTCAATGGTATTTGTAAATGGCCCTAATAACTTCAGGCAATTGGCACGTCTAAATTTCTTTTCAAGGAGATGGAAGTTGATTTTTAGATTGCACAATGATATTATCATCAAGCCTTCTTTTCTTTCAATGTTTAAGAGGTTTGAGATGAGACAGCTTTTCGGCCAGAACAGAGTGAGAATTCTGGCAATGTCGGAAAACCAGAAAAAGGAACATTCGCAATCATTTAAGACTAGAAATGTAAGGCATATACCGAATTTTTTTCCAGAGGCTCCAAAAAGGTCTTATATCAGATCGGACTCTCGATTAAACGCGATTTGTCTTGGAAGGCTTTCAGTTGAAAAAGGGATTCAGACTCTGGTTGAAGCGCTCTCTTTGGTCAAGTTTGATGTGAAAGTGGATGTTTTCGGTGATGGTCCCTTGAAAAATGAGTTGGTTAAAAGGATTGACCAATTGCAGCTTCGCAATATTGAATTTAAAGCTCCGGTATTGAATGTAGATGAAACACTCTCAAAATACGATTTTCTAATTTTACCATCTTTATCAGAGACTTTTGGCAATGCTGTAGTGGAGGCTTTCAATGTTGGTTTACCTGTGGTTTCAACCGATTGTGCTGGCCCACTAAACTTAATCGAACCTGGCTTGAATGGACTCGTTGCCAGGCGTGGCGACCACGTAAGCCTTGCTATGAAAATCGATAAATTGTGCGAATTGATTATTAATGATGCATTGGATGAGGAATTTATAAGGGCTTCGGTGCCTGTGCAGTACCGAGAGGCTGCGGTAATAGAACAACACCTGAAACTATTTGAGAATTAG